Proteins encoded within one genomic window of Prosthecochloris marina:
- a CDS encoding PstS family phosphate ABC transporter substrate-binding protein, with product MKKTVSLAAFLLLLAGSLSVISCGPKADQSGKEEEVVRKTDQASEGAQSARDYISIVGSSTVYPFATVVAERFGKTTDFKTPKIESTGSGGGFKLFSAGVGVEHPDITNASRRIKKSECEKCAENGVAEVVEIKIGYDGIVMANSKKAMPFMLSRKDIFLALAKEVPAPGGTEGELVANPYTTWKEVNPDLPEIKIEVLGPPPTSGTRDAFVELAMEAGAKEFGWIKALKKEDKDKFKKISHTLREDGAYIEAGENDNLIVQKLDANADALGIFGFSFLDQNSDKIQGTFIDGVQPAFSAIADGSYPLSRPLFFYVKKAHVGTIPGVGEYLEEFTSEKAWGDEGYLTEKGLIPMPQEEREAYAKVAAELTPISCDEL from the coding sequence ATGAAGAAAACTGTTTCTTTGGCAGCGTTTTTGCTGTTGCTGGCAGGTTCTTTGTCGGTGATCAGTTGCGGTCCCAAAGCGGATCAGTCCGGCAAGGAAGAGGAGGTTGTCCGTAAGACTGACCAGGCAAGCGAAGGTGCACAGTCCGCACGTGACTATATCAGTATTGTCGGTTCCTCGACCGTGTATCCTTTTGCAACGGTTGTGGCCGAGCGGTTTGGCAAAACAACGGATTTTAAAACTCCTAAAATCGAGTCGACCGGTTCTGGCGGTGGATTCAAACTGTTTTCGGCCGGGGTAGGGGTGGAACATCCGGATATTACCAACGCTTCCCGCAGGATCAAGAAATCCGAATGCGAGAAATGTGCTGAAAACGGCGTAGCAGAAGTTGTTGAGATAAAGATCGGCTATGACGGTATCGTTATGGCAAACTCGAAAAAAGCCATGCCATTCATGTTGAGTCGCAAGGATATCTTTCTCGCTCTTGCAAAAGAAGTTCCTGCTCCCGGTGGTACGGAGGGTGAACTTGTTGCCAATCCATACACAACGTGGAAAGAGGTAAACCCGGATCTTCCGGAAATAAAAATCGAAGTGCTCGGCCCACCTCCTACTTCGGGAACTCGTGATGCTTTCGTGGAGTTAGCTATGGAAGCGGGGGCTAAGGAGTTCGGATGGATAAAAGCGCTCAAAAAAGAAGACAAGGACAAGTTCAAGAAAATCAGCCATACTCTCAGGGAAGATGGTGCGTATATCGAGGCTGGTGAAAACGATAACCTGATCGTTCAGAAGCTCGACGCCAATGCCGACGCTCTGGGTATTTTCGGGTTCAGCTTCCTTGATCAGAACAGCGACAAAATTCAGGGTACTTTTATCGACGGCGTTCAACCTGCTTTTAGTGCTATTGCCGATGGCTCATACCCTCTTTCACGTCCCCTGTTTTTCTATGTCAAAAAAGCGCATGTAGGGACGATTCCGGGAGTCGGTGAATACCTCGAGGAGTTTACATCCGAGAAGGCATGGGGCGATGAAGGGTATCTTACTGAAAAAGGTTTGATTCCTATGCCTCAGGAGGAGAGAGAGGCATATGCGAAAGTTGCAGCGGAACTCACTCCAATTTCCTGTGACGAATTGTAG
- the pstB gene encoding phosphate ABC transporter ATP-binding protein PstB — protein sequence MEKRILAPRDSRKTVGNINVPNPRMVCRNVNVYYDDKQAIRNVSIDIGSNEVLAMIGPSGCGKSTFLRCLNRMNDTIESCRVSGQIFFDSSNIYDSSVDVVPLRAQIGMVFQKPNPFPKSIYENVSWAPKIHGLVESKADADEIVETSLHKAGLWDEVKDRLDQPGTGLSGGQQQRLCIARAIAVSPEVILMDEPCSALDPIATAKIEDLIDELRKQYTIVIVTHSMQQASRVSQRTAFFHLGDLIEVGATGAVFTKPSHQLTEDYITGRYG from the coding sequence ATGGAAAAACGTATTCTTGCTCCAAGGGACAGCCGTAAAACAGTTGGAAACATCAATGTTCCCAATCCACGAATGGTTTGTCGAAATGTCAATGTCTATTATGATGACAAGCAAGCAATTCGAAATGTATCGATCGATATCGGGTCGAACGAAGTGCTTGCGATGATTGGTCCGTCAGGATGTGGGAAATCAACCTTTTTGCGCTGCTTGAACCGGATGAACGATACCATCGAGAGTTGTCGTGTGAGCGGTCAGATTTTTTTCGACAGTTCGAATATCTATGATTCCTCCGTTGATGTCGTGCCTCTCAGGGCACAGATAGGTATGGTGTTCCAGAAACCGAACCCTTTTCCAAAGTCAATCTACGAGAACGTCAGTTGGGCTCCTAAAATTCATGGGCTTGTAGAGTCGAAAGCCGATGCGGATGAGATTGTCGAAACCTCTTTGCACAAGGCCGGTCTATGGGATGAGGTCAAGGATCGACTTGACCAGCCGGGTACAGGCTTGTCCGGAGGGCAACAGCAGCGTCTTTGTATCGCCCGTGCAATTGCCGTCAGTCCGGAAGTTATTCTCATGGATGAACCCTGTTCTGCGCTCGATCCAATAGCAACTGCAAAAATCGAGGACCTCATTGATGAGTTGCGAAAACAGTACACCATTGTGATCGTAACGCATTCCATGCAGCAGGCGTCACGGGTCTCGCAACGTACAGCGTTTTTTCATCTTGGCGACCTGATAGAAGTGGGTGCAACCGGGGCTGTTTTTACCAAGCCGTCCCATCAGTTGACCGAAGACTATATTACCGGTCGATACGGCTGA
- the pstC gene encoding phosphate ABC transporter permease subunit PstC encodes MISPILLLLLTLLALSVAGFYLGRKKASAVARTAGGQHKLHSRSNYYGILTALWCCLPAFFLFLLWLIFEQRIVTALVIADLPLALQQLPQERLMLFVQDVRNLASGNIVSGEITPEMRNAATHFLELQGIGTMITSVLVVVVAIAGMLFVYRRITPGLRARNQVEIVIKSLLIVCSTIAIFTTVGIVLSVLYEAIRFFRHVPVTDFLFGLEWSPQMAIREEQVGSSGAFGAVPVFAGTLLISAIAMMVAVPVGLLSAIFLSEYAEKKIRAVVKPLLEILAGVPTVVYGFFAALVVAPAIRTVGSQMGLDVSSESALAAGLVMGIMIIPFVSSLSDDVINAVPQSLRDGAYSVGATRSETIKHVLIPAALPGIVGGILLAVSRAIGETMIVVMAAGLSANLTANPLQAVTTVTVQIVTLLVGDQEFDSPKTLAAFALGLVLFIGTLLLNIVALTVVRKYRERYE; translated from the coding sequence ATGATCTCACCAATTCTCCTGCTGCTTCTGACATTGCTGGCGTTGTCGGTTGCAGGATTTTATCTTGGTCGAAAAAAAGCATCCGCTGTGGCGAGAACAGCGGGAGGGCAACATAAACTGCATTCGCGTTCGAATTACTATGGGATTTTAACCGCATTGTGGTGCTGTCTACCGGCCTTTTTCCTTTTTTTACTCTGGCTGATTTTTGAGCAACGTATTGTCACCGCTCTCGTAATCGCGGATCTTCCACTTGCATTGCAGCAGCTTCCCCAAGAGCGTCTCATGCTGTTTGTGCAAGATGTTCGGAATTTGGCGAGTGGGAACATCGTTTCCGGTGAGATAACTCCCGAGATGAGGAATGCCGCGACACATTTCCTGGAGTTGCAGGGTATTGGCACCATGATTACAAGTGTGCTTGTGGTTGTGGTTGCTATAGCAGGTATGCTGTTTGTCTATCGACGTATAACACCAGGGCTCCGGGCCAGGAATCAGGTTGAGATCGTCATTAAATCGCTTTTGATTGTTTGTTCCACCATTGCGATTTTCACAACGGTAGGCATTGTGCTTTCTGTGCTGTATGAAGCCATTCGTTTCTTTCGTCATGTGCCGGTTACGGATTTTTTGTTCGGTCTCGAATGGAGTCCACAAATGGCAATCAGGGAGGAACAGGTTGGTTCTTCGGGCGCATTCGGAGCCGTACCCGTTTTTGCAGGGACATTGCTTATTTCCGCAATTGCCATGATGGTCGCCGTTCCGGTCGGCTTACTGTCCGCTATTTTTCTGTCTGAGTATGCCGAGAAAAAAATCAGGGCTGTTGTAAAACCCCTTCTGGAAATACTTGCAGGTGTTCCTACTGTTGTCTATGGCTTTTTTGCAGCTCTGGTCGTTGCTCCTGCCATTCGGACGGTCGGTTCGCAAATGGGGCTCGATGTTTCTTCGGAAAGTGCCCTGGCGGCCGGACTGGTAATGGGAATCATGATTATTCCGTTTGTTTCTTCACTGTCAGATGATGTCATAAATGCGGTTCCCCAGTCCCTCAGGGATGGAGCTTACAGTGTGGGGGCAACCAGATCGGAAACCATCAAACATGTACTGATTCCAGCGGCACTGCCGGGTATCGTCGGAGGGATTTTGTTGGCGGTATCACGGGCGATCGGTGAAACCATGATCGTTGTCATGGCGGCGGGTCTTTCGGCTAACCTTACGGCCAATCCTCTACAAGCTGTAACGACCGTGACGGTTCAGATCGTTACGTTGCTGGTGGGAGATCAGGAATTCGACAGTCCAAAAACTCTTGCTGCATTCGCACTCGG